One region of Flammeovirgaceae bacterium genomic DNA includes:
- a CDS encoding MarR family transcriptional regulator, with protein MDILINIRKIVRSINLESKRVQKDFGISIPQLLCLGHIDRASNKMSTHGELMKLLSLNSSTITGIVNRLEKKELVKRLPKSGDKRVTYLGITGRGSEVVKQAPDILHDQLAKRIKSLPEATQLKIKDALGIIVAAMEIEGEEAAPLIAMNVPIEPLTPPSEG; from the coding sequence TTGGACATACTCATTAATATCAGGAAGATCGTCAGGTCCATCAACCTGGAGTCCAAGCGCGTGCAAAAGGATTTCGGAATAAGCATCCCTCAGTTGCTCTGCCTGGGCCATATCGACAGGGCTTCCAATAAAATGTCGACCCATGGCGAACTGATGAAATTACTGAGCCTCAACTCCAGCACCATTACCGGCATTGTGAACCGCCTTGAAAAAAAGGAATTGGTAAAAAGGCTCCCCAAATCTGGCGATAAGCGGGTCACTTACCTCGGCATTACCGGGCGGGGGAGCGAGGTGGTAAAGCAGGCCCCGGATATTTTGCACGACCAACTGGCCAAAAGGATCAAATCCTTGCCCGAAGCCACCCAGCTGAAGATAAAGGACGCCCTGGGCATCATTGTGGCCGCCATGGAGATAGAGGGGGAGGAGGCAGCGCCCCTTATTGCCATGAATGTGCCGATAGAGCCTTTAACCCCACCTTCAGAGGGGTAG